In Chanodichthys erythropterus isolate Z2021 chromosome 18, ASM2448905v1, whole genome shotgun sequence, the following are encoded in one genomic region:
- the ktn1 gene encoding kinectin isoform X2, with protein MALDMADSQYLLILAPSLVIALMFLFFWLFMKETSYDEVLARQKRDLKLPPIKPEARKKNEKKKNKKKESGGSGVGGGGGGGESEEDLRDFDTSDATSPASNDEDSEVVTVSPPVAAPVLAEPPSGIRERKKKEKKPKASPTAAPAAVPTVVPLSRTTPTTPPVSEEPAVNGSKPSVRKEQAIPLTKQSSPPRPQTSPPAHAETTSKKKAKKQKIESEEHPPEVKPDLSPVIKEEPVIMEVKVQDGAAPVVAAAPPTASSGSGRRKKKQKVEAVVTVDEAHVQSSAPVTQTDSAAPTNHQSNQNNETPPPAPAPTKHGKKQKSETNKENSEVKLKELLASLSGLVLSDSDVVSLVSLLRDKSPNALDNWYKTAAKFEPSAQQLAEKDRLLSTLQEEASIAKGKVKQLSQELQAEKQKTGRVESMLHEHRVARDKEIMQAKAQSYQEMQIKFQQVREQLESQIARLQQENGILRDAVERCSTTNQMESKQSSELNKLRSEYNGLMKELAETKNKLQQEELQRKGLEVNYKQNASQLEDAKRSWDDLQNYLHNVNAEREKLQATKQELQNKVMAVESEITTKNKEIQNLHSNLKDSIFFKEQEQQKVMQLEQKVRQLLEASKHSMQPDDQLQEQLQDLLNENKTLKVQIDNLQTQLSTQATTVSHFDELQKLLAEKELQRKSLEDSLNAERSSGASRETNMQAMHNENQTLKADLQNLQAQISEQAVSVDQLQQSLQQRDEKLKTVETLLESSLIQMANKEEELKVIRNEYEGLKQQLEAVQKQSTEQTKSEKALEELQQKIQEKDEKIRSVEGSLQSAMDKESERKKAMEDLQQQVEALNTELAQLRSRETQESNSDLNAKLQELHAQLTAKDQDVERLQRELEEKEMQQQQQTVSAAPSQELLTALAEKDTRLSELQEELLELRQSVELHRKKNNELREKNWSAMEALSATETILQGKLTKSAKEHQTVLESKEAECRALLHRLLPHVPLPTDQNHQQWLQKFETSMRESSAGEVSSGDSQALAEKLKEAEEAQKVLQKDCETYKKVLAETEGILQRLQSSVEQEETRWREKLEQSQADHKEMTQRVISLEQEVDRLSTDGDVESLRRDKQHLEAELERAERESAIYVSEVRELKTRLTETLCKLETEETERQKVAGDLYKAQQSLELIQAEIVKEAGQADLIETSGLTQTEEIDRKEKMTAGLNQTVQELQELLQSVNRQLTKGQERDDGDKLYSNYKL; from the exons ATGGCGCTGGACATGGCTGACTCACAGTACCTTCTCATCCTGGCACCGTCACTGGTAATTGCTCTCATGTTCCTCTTTTTCTGGCTCTTCATGAAAGAGACTTCCTACGATGAGGTTCTGGCCCGCCAGAAGCGAGACCTTAAACTGCCTCCCATCAAGCCCGAGGCTCGTAAAAAGAACGAGAAAAAGAAGAACAAGAAGAAGGAGTCCGGCGGAAGTGGAGTGGGAGGAGGAGGTGGAGGTGGTGAGTCGGAGGAAGACCTGAGGGATTTCGATACATCTGATGCCACTAGCCCTGCCTCAAATGATGAGGATTCTGAGGTGGTAACCGTGAGTCCACCTGTTGCTGCTCCGGTCCTGGCAGAACCTCCATCCGGGATAAGAGAGAGGAAGAAGAAAGAGAAGAAGCCAAAAGCTTCTCCAACCGCTGCCCCAGCTGCTGTCCCAACGGTTGTACCCCTTTCCCGTACCACCCCAACTACCCCTCCTGTCTCAGAAGAACCGGCAGTCAATGGTTCCAAACCTTCTGTCCGTAAAGAGCAAGCCATCCCGCTGACCAAGCAATCCAGCCCACCGCGGCCTCAGACCTCTCCCCCTGCCCACGCTGAGACTACCAGCAAAAAGAAAGCCAAGAAGCAGAAGATTGAGTCTG AAGAGCATCCACCTGAGGTCAAGCCTGATCTGTCTCCTGTGATTAAAGAGGAGCCTGTGATCATGGAGGTAAAGGTACAGGACGGAGCCGCCCCTGTTGTTGCAGCAGCACCACCAACTGCCTCTAGTGGCAGTGGGCGTaggaagaagaagcagaaggtGGAAGCTGTTGTTACAG TTGATGAGGCACATGTCCAGTCCTCTGCCCCAGTCACTCAGACTGACTCTGCTGCCCCGACAAACCACCAGAGCAACCAAAACAACGAGACTCCGCCTCCTGCTCCTGCACCCACCAAACATGGCAAGAAGCAGAAGAGTGAAACCAACAAAG AGAACTCTGAGGTGAAGCTGAAGGAGCTGCTGGCCAGTCTGAGTGGACTGGTGCTGTCAGATTCCGATGTGGTCAGTCTTGTCTCCCTGCTAAGAGACAAGAGTCCCAATGCTTTGGACAACTGGTACAAG ACCGCAGCTAAGTTTGAGCCTTCGGCCCAGCAGCTCGCAGAGAAAGATCGTCTTCTGAGCACGTTACAGGAGGAGGCGTCCATCGCCAAGGGCAAAGTTAAACAGTTAAGCCAG GAACTGCAGGCTGAGAAGCAGAAGACGGGCCGTGTGGAGTCTATGCTGCATGAACATCGTGTTGCCAGAGACAAAGAAATCATGCAGGCTAAAGCTCAGAGCTACCAGGAGATGCAGATCAAG TTTCAACAGGTAAGAGAGCAGTTGGAGAGTCAGATCGCTCGGCTGCAGCAAGAGAATGGCATCCTGAGAGATGCTGTGGAAAGATGCTCCACCACCAACCAGATGGAGTCCAA GCAGTCATCCGAGCTGAATAAACTGCGTTCGGAATACAACGGCCTGATGAAAGAGCTAGCAGAGACCAAAAACAAGCTTCAGCAGGAAGAGTTGCAGCGGAAGGGTCTAGAAGTCAACTACAAGCAGAATGCGTCCCAGCTAGAG GATGCGAAACGTAGTTGGGATGATCTGCAGAACTATTTACACAACGTGAATGCTGAGAGAGAAAAGCTCCAGGCCACTAAACAAG AGCTGCAGAATAAGGTGATGGCTGTGGAGAGTGAGATAACCACTAAAAACAAGGAGATCCAGAATCTCCACAGCAACCTGAAAGACTCCATCTTCTTTAAGGAGCAGGAGCAGCAAAAGGTCATGCAGCTGGAGCAGAAGGTCAGGCAGCTGCTTGAGGCGTCAAAGCACTCCATGCAGCCTGACGACCAACTACAGGAACAACTCCAG GATCTTCTTAACGAAAACAAAACGCTAAAAGTTCAGATTGATAATCTGCAGACTCAGCTCAGCACTCAG gcTACGACAGTCTCACATTTCGATGAGCTTCAAAAACT GCTGGCTGAAAAAGAGCTACAGAGAAAGAGTCTAGAAGATTCTCTCAATGCTGAGAGGAGCAGCGGCGCCAGCAGGGAGACCAACATGCAG GCCATGCACAATGAGAATCAGACGTTGAAGGCAGACCTCCAGAATCTGCAGGCACAGATTTCTGAGCAG GCTGTATCTGTGGATCAACTTCAGCAGAG CCTTCAGCAACGTGATGAGAAGCTTAAAACGGTGGAGACTTTGCTAGAGTCCAGTCTCATTCAGATGGCCAATAAGGAAGAGGAACTAAAG gtgATCAGAAATGAATATGAAGGTTTGAAACAACAGTTGGAAGCAGTACAGAAACAGTCCACAGAACAG ACAAAGTCAGAAAAGGCACTAGAAGAGCTACAGCAGAA GATTCAAGAGAAGGATGAAAAAATTCGATCAGTCGAGGGAAGTTTGCAGTCAGCAATGGACAAAGAATCCGAGAGAAAGAAGGCAATGGAG GATCTACAACAGCAGGTTGAGGCTCTAAACACTGAGCTTGCTCAGCTGAGGAGCAGAGAAACTCAGGAGTCAAACTCAGACTTGAACGCTAAACTTCAGGAGCTTCATGCACA GTTGACGGCCAAGGATCAGGATGTTGAGAGACTGCAGAGAGAATTGGAGGAGAAGGAAATGCAACAGCAACAG CAAACCGTTTCAGCAGCTCCCAGCCAGGAATTATTAACAGC GCTGGCAGAGAAGGACACGCGGCTATCTGAACTTCAGGAAGAACTGCTTGAATTGAGGCAATCGGTGGAGCTTCATCGTAAGAAGAACAAC GAGCTACGGGAGAAAAACTGGAGCGCTATGGAGGCGCTGTCAGCCACCGAGACCATACTTCAGGGAAAACTCACCAAGAGCGCCAAG GAGCATCAGACGGTGCTGGAGTCAAAGGAGGCAGAATGCAGAGCATTGCTGCACAGACTCCTGCCGCACGTGCCACTGCCCACCGACCAG AACCACCAGCAGTGGCTGCAGAAGTTTGAGACGTCCATGAGAGAGAGCTCGGCTGGAGAGGTGTCCTCTGGAGACTCCCAG GCTTTAGCAGAAAAGTTGAAGGAGGCTGAGGAGGCCCAGAAAGTCTTACAGAAAGATTGTGAGACATACAAGAAAGTGCTAGCAGAAACG GAAGGGATCCTGCAGAGGTTACAGAGCAGTGTGGAGCAGGAGGAGACACGCTGGAGGGAGAAGTTGGAGCAGTCACAGGCTGATCACAAAGAG ATGACTCAGAGGGTAATTTCACTGGAACAGGAAGTGGACAGACTGAGCACAGATGGAGATGTGGAGAGT CTAAGAAGAGACAAACAGCACCTTGAGGCTGAACTGGAGAGAGCGGAGCGTGAGAGCGCCATCTATGTGTCAGAGGTCCGTGAG CTCAAGACTCGGCTGACTGAGACGTTGTGTAAGCTCGAGACGGAGGAGACTGAGCGACAGAAAGTGGCTGGAGACCTTTATAAG GCCCAGCAGTCTCTGGAACTGATTCAGGCAGAGATTGTTAAAGAAGCAGGCCAAGCTGACCTGATAGAGACCAGCGGCCTCACGCAAACG
- the ktn1 gene encoding kinectin isoform X1, protein MALDMADSQYLLILAPSLVIALMFLFFWLFMKETSYDEVLARQKRDLKLPPIKPEARKKNEKKKNKKKESGGSGVGGGGGGGESEEDLRDFDTSDATSPASNDEDSEVVTVSPPVAAPVLAEPPSGIRERKKKEKKPKASPTAAPAAVPTVVPLSRTTPTTPPVSEEPAVNGSKPSVRKEQAIPLTKQSSPPRPQTSPPAHAETTSKKKAKKQKIESEEHPPEVKPDLSPVIKEEPVIMEVKVQDGAAPVVAAAPPTASSGSGRRKKKQKVEAVVTVDEAHVQSSAPVTQTDSAAPTNHQSNQNNETPPPAPAPTKHGKKQKSETNKENSEVKLKELLASLSGLVLSDSDVVSLVSLLRDKSPNALDNWYKTAAKFEPSAQQLAEKDRLLSTLQEEASIAKGKVKQLSQELQAEKQKTGRVESMLHEHRVARDKEIMQAKAQSYQEMQIKFQQVREQLESQIARLQQENGILRDAVERCSTTNQMESKQSSELNKLRSEYNGLMKELAETKNKLQQEELQRKGLEVNYKQNASQLEDAKRSWDDLQNYLHNVNAEREKLQATKQELQNKVMAVESEITTKNKEIQNLHSNLKDSIFFKEQEQQKVMQLEQKVRQLLEASKHSMQPDDQLQEQLQDLLNENKTLKVQIDNLQTQLSTQATTVSHFDELQKLLAEKELQRKSLEDSLNAERSSGASRETNMQAMHNENQTLKADLQNLQAQISEQAVSVDQLQQSLQQRDEKLKTVETLLESSLIQMANKEEELKVIRNEYEGLKQQLEAVQKQSTEQTKSEKALEELQQKIQEKDEKIRSVEGSLQSAMDKESERKKAMEDLQQQVEALNTELAQLRSRETQESNSDLNAKLQELHAQLTAKDQDVERLQRELEEKEMQQQQQTVSAAPSQELLTALAEKDTRLSELQEELLELRQSVELHRKKNNELREKNWSAMEALSATETILQGKLTKSAKEHQTVLESKEAECRALLHRLLPHVPLPTDQNHQQWLQKFETSMRESSAGEVSSGDSQALAEKLKEAEEAQKVLQKDCETYKKVLAETEGILQRLQSSVEQEETRWREKLEQSQADHKEMTQRVISLEQEVDRLSTDGDVESLRRDKQHLEAELERAERESAIYVSEVRELKDLLTELQSKLDGSYTEAVRQNEELNLLKTRLTETLCKLETEETERQKVAGDLYKAQQSLELIQAEIVKEAGQADLIETSGLTQTEEIDRKEKMTAGLNQTVQELQELLQSVNRQLTKGQERDDGDKLYSNYKL, encoded by the exons ATGGCGCTGGACATGGCTGACTCACAGTACCTTCTCATCCTGGCACCGTCACTGGTAATTGCTCTCATGTTCCTCTTTTTCTGGCTCTTCATGAAAGAGACTTCCTACGATGAGGTTCTGGCCCGCCAGAAGCGAGACCTTAAACTGCCTCCCATCAAGCCCGAGGCTCGTAAAAAGAACGAGAAAAAGAAGAACAAGAAGAAGGAGTCCGGCGGAAGTGGAGTGGGAGGAGGAGGTGGAGGTGGTGAGTCGGAGGAAGACCTGAGGGATTTCGATACATCTGATGCCACTAGCCCTGCCTCAAATGATGAGGATTCTGAGGTGGTAACCGTGAGTCCACCTGTTGCTGCTCCGGTCCTGGCAGAACCTCCATCCGGGATAAGAGAGAGGAAGAAGAAAGAGAAGAAGCCAAAAGCTTCTCCAACCGCTGCCCCAGCTGCTGTCCCAACGGTTGTACCCCTTTCCCGTACCACCCCAACTACCCCTCCTGTCTCAGAAGAACCGGCAGTCAATGGTTCCAAACCTTCTGTCCGTAAAGAGCAAGCCATCCCGCTGACCAAGCAATCCAGCCCACCGCGGCCTCAGACCTCTCCCCCTGCCCACGCTGAGACTACCAGCAAAAAGAAAGCCAAGAAGCAGAAGATTGAGTCTG AAGAGCATCCACCTGAGGTCAAGCCTGATCTGTCTCCTGTGATTAAAGAGGAGCCTGTGATCATGGAGGTAAAGGTACAGGACGGAGCCGCCCCTGTTGTTGCAGCAGCACCACCAACTGCCTCTAGTGGCAGTGGGCGTaggaagaagaagcagaaggtGGAAGCTGTTGTTACAG TTGATGAGGCACATGTCCAGTCCTCTGCCCCAGTCACTCAGACTGACTCTGCTGCCCCGACAAACCACCAGAGCAACCAAAACAACGAGACTCCGCCTCCTGCTCCTGCACCCACCAAACATGGCAAGAAGCAGAAGAGTGAAACCAACAAAG AGAACTCTGAGGTGAAGCTGAAGGAGCTGCTGGCCAGTCTGAGTGGACTGGTGCTGTCAGATTCCGATGTGGTCAGTCTTGTCTCCCTGCTAAGAGACAAGAGTCCCAATGCTTTGGACAACTGGTACAAG ACCGCAGCTAAGTTTGAGCCTTCGGCCCAGCAGCTCGCAGAGAAAGATCGTCTTCTGAGCACGTTACAGGAGGAGGCGTCCATCGCCAAGGGCAAAGTTAAACAGTTAAGCCAG GAACTGCAGGCTGAGAAGCAGAAGACGGGCCGTGTGGAGTCTATGCTGCATGAACATCGTGTTGCCAGAGACAAAGAAATCATGCAGGCTAAAGCTCAGAGCTACCAGGAGATGCAGATCAAG TTTCAACAGGTAAGAGAGCAGTTGGAGAGTCAGATCGCTCGGCTGCAGCAAGAGAATGGCATCCTGAGAGATGCTGTGGAAAGATGCTCCACCACCAACCAGATGGAGTCCAA GCAGTCATCCGAGCTGAATAAACTGCGTTCGGAATACAACGGCCTGATGAAAGAGCTAGCAGAGACCAAAAACAAGCTTCAGCAGGAAGAGTTGCAGCGGAAGGGTCTAGAAGTCAACTACAAGCAGAATGCGTCCCAGCTAGAG GATGCGAAACGTAGTTGGGATGATCTGCAGAACTATTTACACAACGTGAATGCTGAGAGAGAAAAGCTCCAGGCCACTAAACAAG AGCTGCAGAATAAGGTGATGGCTGTGGAGAGTGAGATAACCACTAAAAACAAGGAGATCCAGAATCTCCACAGCAACCTGAAAGACTCCATCTTCTTTAAGGAGCAGGAGCAGCAAAAGGTCATGCAGCTGGAGCAGAAGGTCAGGCAGCTGCTTGAGGCGTCAAAGCACTCCATGCAGCCTGACGACCAACTACAGGAACAACTCCAG GATCTTCTTAACGAAAACAAAACGCTAAAAGTTCAGATTGATAATCTGCAGACTCAGCTCAGCACTCAG gcTACGACAGTCTCACATTTCGATGAGCTTCAAAAACT GCTGGCTGAAAAAGAGCTACAGAGAAAGAGTCTAGAAGATTCTCTCAATGCTGAGAGGAGCAGCGGCGCCAGCAGGGAGACCAACATGCAG GCCATGCACAATGAGAATCAGACGTTGAAGGCAGACCTCCAGAATCTGCAGGCACAGATTTCTGAGCAG GCTGTATCTGTGGATCAACTTCAGCAGAG CCTTCAGCAACGTGATGAGAAGCTTAAAACGGTGGAGACTTTGCTAGAGTCCAGTCTCATTCAGATGGCCAATAAGGAAGAGGAACTAAAG gtgATCAGAAATGAATATGAAGGTTTGAAACAACAGTTGGAAGCAGTACAGAAACAGTCCACAGAACAG ACAAAGTCAGAAAAGGCACTAGAAGAGCTACAGCAGAA GATTCAAGAGAAGGATGAAAAAATTCGATCAGTCGAGGGAAGTTTGCAGTCAGCAATGGACAAAGAATCCGAGAGAAAGAAGGCAATGGAG GATCTACAACAGCAGGTTGAGGCTCTAAACACTGAGCTTGCTCAGCTGAGGAGCAGAGAAACTCAGGAGTCAAACTCAGACTTGAACGCTAAACTTCAGGAGCTTCATGCACA GTTGACGGCCAAGGATCAGGATGTTGAGAGACTGCAGAGAGAATTGGAGGAGAAGGAAATGCAACAGCAACAG CAAACCGTTTCAGCAGCTCCCAGCCAGGAATTATTAACAGC GCTGGCAGAGAAGGACACGCGGCTATCTGAACTTCAGGAAGAACTGCTTGAATTGAGGCAATCGGTGGAGCTTCATCGTAAGAAGAACAAC GAGCTACGGGAGAAAAACTGGAGCGCTATGGAGGCGCTGTCAGCCACCGAGACCATACTTCAGGGAAAACTCACCAAGAGCGCCAAG GAGCATCAGACGGTGCTGGAGTCAAAGGAGGCAGAATGCAGAGCATTGCTGCACAGACTCCTGCCGCACGTGCCACTGCCCACCGACCAG AACCACCAGCAGTGGCTGCAGAAGTTTGAGACGTCCATGAGAGAGAGCTCGGCTGGAGAGGTGTCCTCTGGAGACTCCCAG GCTTTAGCAGAAAAGTTGAAGGAGGCTGAGGAGGCCCAGAAAGTCTTACAGAAAGATTGTGAGACATACAAGAAAGTGCTAGCAGAAACG GAAGGGATCCTGCAGAGGTTACAGAGCAGTGTGGAGCAGGAGGAGACACGCTGGAGGGAGAAGTTGGAGCAGTCACAGGCTGATCACAAAGAG ATGACTCAGAGGGTAATTTCACTGGAACAGGAAGTGGACAGACTGAGCACAGATGGAGATGTGGAGAGT CTAAGAAGAGACAAACAGCACCTTGAGGCTGAACTGGAGAGAGCGGAGCGTGAGAGCGCCATCTATGTGTCAGAGGTCCGTGAG CTCAAAGATCTCTTGACCGAGTTGCAAAGCAAACTCGACGGCTCGTACACAGAGGCCGTCAGGCAGAATGAGGAGTTGAATTTG CTCAAGACTCGGCTGACTGAGACGTTGTGTAAGCTCGAGACGGAGGAGACTGAGCGACAGAAAGTGGCTGGAGACCTTTATAAG GCCCAGCAGTCTCTGGAACTGATTCAGGCAGAGATTGTTAAAGAAGCAGGCCAAGCTGACCTGATAGAGACCAGCGGCCTCACGCAAACG
- the ktn1 gene encoding kinectin isoform X3 encodes MALDMADSQYLLILAPSLVIALMFLFFWLFMKETSYDEVLARQKRDLKLPPIKPEARKKNEKKKNKKKESGGSGVGGGGGGGESEEDLRDFDTSDATSPASNDEDSEVVTVSPPVAAPVLAEPPSGIRERKKKEKKPKASPTAAPAAVPTVVPLSRTTPTTPPVSEEPAVNGSKPSVRKEQAIPLTKQSSPPRPQTSPPAHAETTSKKKAKKQKIESEEHPPEVKPDLSPVIKEEPVIMEVKVQDGAAPVVAAAPPTASSGSGRRKKKQKVEAVVTVDEAHVQSSAPVTQTDSAAPTNHQSNQNNETPPPAPAPTKHGKKQKSETNKENSEVKLKELLASLSGLVLSDSDVVSLVSLLRDKSPNALDNWYKTAAKFEPSAQQLAEKDRLLSTLQEEASIAKGKVKQLSQELQAEKQKTGRVESMLHEHRVARDKEIMQAKAQSYQEMQIKFQQVREQLESQIARLQQENGILRDAVERCSTTNQMESKQSSELNKLRSEYNGLMKELAETKNKLQQEELQRKGLEVNYKQNASQLEDAKRSWDDLQNYLHNVNAEREKLQATKQELQNKVMAVESEITTKNKEIQNLHSNLKDSIFFKEQEQQKVMQLEQKVRQLLEASKHSMQPDDQLQEQLQDLLNENKTLKVQIDNLQTQLSTQATTVSHFDELQKLLAEKELQRKSLEDSLNAERSSGASRETNMQAMHNENQTLKADLQNLQAQISEQAVSVDQLQQSLQQRDEKLKTVETLLESSLIQMANKEEELKVIRNEYEGLKQQLEAVQKQSTEQTKSEKALEELQQKIQEKDEKIRSVEGSLQSAMDKESERKKAMEDLQQQVEALNTELAQLRSRETQESNSDLNAKLQELHAQLTAKDQDVERLQRELEEKEMQQQQQTVSAAPSQELLTALAEKDTRLSELQEELLELRQSVELHRKKNNEHQTVLESKEAECRALLHRLLPHVPLPTDQNHQQWLQKFETSMRESSAGEVSSGDSQALAEKLKEAEEAQKVLQKDCETYKKVLAETEGILQRLQSSVEQEETRWREKLEQSQADHKEMTQRVISLEQEVDRLSTDGDVESLRRDKQHLEAELERAERESAIYVSEVRELKDLLTELQSKLDGSYTEAVRQNEELNLLKTRLTETLCKLETEETERQKVAGDLYKAQQSLELIQAEIVKEAGQADLIETSGLTQTEEIDRKEKMTAGLNQTVQELQELLQSVNRQLTKGQERDDGDKLYSNYKL; translated from the exons ATGGCGCTGGACATGGCTGACTCACAGTACCTTCTCATCCTGGCACCGTCACTGGTAATTGCTCTCATGTTCCTCTTTTTCTGGCTCTTCATGAAAGAGACTTCCTACGATGAGGTTCTGGCCCGCCAGAAGCGAGACCTTAAACTGCCTCCCATCAAGCCCGAGGCTCGTAAAAAGAACGAGAAAAAGAAGAACAAGAAGAAGGAGTCCGGCGGAAGTGGAGTGGGAGGAGGAGGTGGAGGTGGTGAGTCGGAGGAAGACCTGAGGGATTTCGATACATCTGATGCCACTAGCCCTGCCTCAAATGATGAGGATTCTGAGGTGGTAACCGTGAGTCCACCTGTTGCTGCTCCGGTCCTGGCAGAACCTCCATCCGGGATAAGAGAGAGGAAGAAGAAAGAGAAGAAGCCAAAAGCTTCTCCAACCGCTGCCCCAGCTGCTGTCCCAACGGTTGTACCCCTTTCCCGTACCACCCCAACTACCCCTCCTGTCTCAGAAGAACCGGCAGTCAATGGTTCCAAACCTTCTGTCCGTAAAGAGCAAGCCATCCCGCTGACCAAGCAATCCAGCCCACCGCGGCCTCAGACCTCTCCCCCTGCCCACGCTGAGACTACCAGCAAAAAGAAAGCCAAGAAGCAGAAGATTGAGTCTG AAGAGCATCCACCTGAGGTCAAGCCTGATCTGTCTCCTGTGATTAAAGAGGAGCCTGTGATCATGGAGGTAAAGGTACAGGACGGAGCCGCCCCTGTTGTTGCAGCAGCACCACCAACTGCCTCTAGTGGCAGTGGGCGTaggaagaagaagcagaaggtGGAAGCTGTTGTTACAG TTGATGAGGCACATGTCCAGTCCTCTGCCCCAGTCACTCAGACTGACTCTGCTGCCCCGACAAACCACCAGAGCAACCAAAACAACGAGACTCCGCCTCCTGCTCCTGCACCCACCAAACATGGCAAGAAGCAGAAGAGTGAAACCAACAAAG AGAACTCTGAGGTGAAGCTGAAGGAGCTGCTGGCCAGTCTGAGTGGACTGGTGCTGTCAGATTCCGATGTGGTCAGTCTTGTCTCCCTGCTAAGAGACAAGAGTCCCAATGCTTTGGACAACTGGTACAAG ACCGCAGCTAAGTTTGAGCCTTCGGCCCAGCAGCTCGCAGAGAAAGATCGTCTTCTGAGCACGTTACAGGAGGAGGCGTCCATCGCCAAGGGCAAAGTTAAACAGTTAAGCCAG GAACTGCAGGCTGAGAAGCAGAAGACGGGCCGTGTGGAGTCTATGCTGCATGAACATCGTGTTGCCAGAGACAAAGAAATCATGCAGGCTAAAGCTCAGAGCTACCAGGAGATGCAGATCAAG TTTCAACAGGTAAGAGAGCAGTTGGAGAGTCAGATCGCTCGGCTGCAGCAAGAGAATGGCATCCTGAGAGATGCTGTGGAAAGATGCTCCACCACCAACCAGATGGAGTCCAA GCAGTCATCCGAGCTGAATAAACTGCGTTCGGAATACAACGGCCTGATGAAAGAGCTAGCAGAGACCAAAAACAAGCTTCAGCAGGAAGAGTTGCAGCGGAAGGGTCTAGAAGTCAACTACAAGCAGAATGCGTCCCAGCTAGAG GATGCGAAACGTAGTTGGGATGATCTGCAGAACTATTTACACAACGTGAATGCTGAGAGAGAAAAGCTCCAGGCCACTAAACAAG AGCTGCAGAATAAGGTGATGGCTGTGGAGAGTGAGATAACCACTAAAAACAAGGAGATCCAGAATCTCCACAGCAACCTGAAAGACTCCATCTTCTTTAAGGAGCAGGAGCAGCAAAAGGTCATGCAGCTGGAGCAGAAGGTCAGGCAGCTGCTTGAGGCGTCAAAGCACTCCATGCAGCCTGACGACCAACTACAGGAACAACTCCAG GATCTTCTTAACGAAAACAAAACGCTAAAAGTTCAGATTGATAATCTGCAGACTCAGCTCAGCACTCAG gcTACGACAGTCTCACATTTCGATGAGCTTCAAAAACT GCTGGCTGAAAAAGAGCTACAGAGAAAGAGTCTAGAAGATTCTCTCAATGCTGAGAGGAGCAGCGGCGCCAGCAGGGAGACCAACATGCAG GCCATGCACAATGAGAATCAGACGTTGAAGGCAGACCTCCAGAATCTGCAGGCACAGATTTCTGAGCAG GCTGTATCTGTGGATCAACTTCAGCAGAG CCTTCAGCAACGTGATGAGAAGCTTAAAACGGTGGAGACTTTGCTAGAGTCCAGTCTCATTCAGATGGCCAATAAGGAAGAGGAACTAAAG gtgATCAGAAATGAATATGAAGGTTTGAAACAACAGTTGGAAGCAGTACAGAAACAGTCCACAGAACAG ACAAAGTCAGAAAAGGCACTAGAAGAGCTACAGCAGAA GATTCAAGAGAAGGATGAAAAAATTCGATCAGTCGAGGGAAGTTTGCAGTCAGCAATGGACAAAGAATCCGAGAGAAAGAAGGCAATGGAG GATCTACAACAGCAGGTTGAGGCTCTAAACACTGAGCTTGCTCAGCTGAGGAGCAGAGAAACTCAGGAGTCAAACTCAGACTTGAACGCTAAACTTCAGGAGCTTCATGCACA GTTGACGGCCAAGGATCAGGATGTTGAGAGACTGCAGAGAGAATTGGAGGAGAAGGAAATGCAACAGCAACAG CAAACCGTTTCAGCAGCTCCCAGCCAGGAATTATTAACAGC GCTGGCAGAGAAGGACACGCGGCTATCTGAACTTCAGGAAGAACTGCTTGAATTGAGGCAATCGGTGGAGCTTCATCGTAAGAAGAACAAC GAGCATCAGACGGTGCTGGAGTCAAAGGAGGCAGAATGCAGAGCATTGCTGCACAGACTCCTGCCGCACGTGCCACTGCCCACCGACCAG AACCACCAGCAGTGGCTGCAGAAGTTTGAGACGTCCATGAGAGAGAGCTCGGCTGGAGAGGTGTCCTCTGGAGACTCCCAG GCTTTAGCAGAAAAGTTGAAGGAGGCTGAGGAGGCCCAGAAAGTCTTACAGAAAGATTGTGAGACATACAAGAAAGTGCTAGCAGAAACG GAAGGGATCCTGCAGAGGTTACAGAGCAGTGTGGAGCAGGAGGAGACACGCTGGAGGGAGAAGTTGGAGCAGTCACAGGCTGATCACAAAGAG ATGACTCAGAGGGTAATTTCACTGGAACAGGAAGTGGACAGACTGAGCACAGATGGAGATGTGGAGAGT CTAAGAAGAGACAAACAGCACCTTGAGGCTGAACTGGAGAGAGCGGAGCGTGAGAGCGCCATCTATGTGTCAGAGGTCCGTGAG CTCAAAGATCTCTTGACCGAGTTGCAAAGCAAACTCGACGGCTCGTACACAGAGGCCGTCAGGCAGAATGAGGAGTTGAATTTG CTCAAGACTCGGCTGACTGAGACGTTGTGTAAGCTCGAGACGGAGGAGACTGAGCGACAGAAAGTGGCTGGAGACCTTTATAAG GCCCAGCAGTCTCTGGAACTGATTCAGGCAGAGATTGTTAAAGAAGCAGGCCAAGCTGACCTGATAGAGACCAGCGGCCTCACGCAAACG